In Fulvia fulva chromosome 10, complete sequence, a single window of DNA contains:
- a CDS encoding cAMP-dependent protein kinase regulatory subunit, with protein MSLPSDFTNEINALSRQVLKEQPKDILQYCANFFHRRLESQRAEFLLSQRHSRQPGMAESNFPGSNPFGTTSTAQNQQQGAGGMHSVAEEEEHDFQSPTASSFPPHVRDTSPGSSANANTAPGGTLGNFGFGASNDSRSNALGAAGSMEQPQSFPNNYNMGRRTSVSAESLAPASADDNNWKAPVYPKTQEQVDRLREAVSHNFLFSHLDDEQSSQVLDALQERKIPAKDVRVIVQGDAGDFFYVVEQGSFDIYVSKTGKVEAGPDGMGSKVAVSGPGTSFGELALMYNAPRAATVVSTEPSTLWQLDRITFRRILMDSAFQRRRMYESFLEEVPLLKGLTPYERSKIADALESTKYPAGSEIIREGDVGDRFFILESGEAYAAKRGQENRPLKTYKHGDYFGELALLEDRPRAASVLSKTEVKVATLEKDGFQRLLGPVESIMRRDDPRNQGSS; from the coding sequence ATGTCACTCCCATCCGACTTCACCAACGAAATTAACGCACTCTCCCGCCAAGTCCTGAAAGAGCAGCCCAAGGACATCCTCCAATACTGCGCCAACTTCTTCCACCGACGCCTAGAGTCGCAGCGCGCAGAGTTCCTCCTCTCGCAGCGGCATTCCAGGCAACCGGGAATGGCCGAAAGCAACTTCCCGGGCTCCAATCCCTTCGGTACGACGTCAACAGCACAGAACCAGCAGCAAGGCGCCGGCGGCATGCATTCCGTTGCCGAGGAAGAAGAACACGACTTTCAATCGCCCACCGCCTCCTCCTTCCCACCACACGTCCGCGACACCTCCCCAGGATCCTCCGCCAACGCCAACACCGCACCAGGAGGCACATTGGGTAACTTTGGCTTCGGCGCTTCCAACGATTCTCGCTCGAACGCACTAGGTGCAGCCGGCAGCATGGAGCAGCCACAGTCTTTTCCAAACAACTACAACATGGGCCGCCGTACATCTGTCTCAGCTGAGTCGCTAGCCCCAGCATCAGCAGACGACAACAACTGGAAGGCACCCGTCTACCCCAAGACACAAGAGCAGGTTGATCGCCTCCGCGAGGCCGTGTCTCACAACTTTCTGTTCTCCCACCTTGACGACGAGCAGTCATCGCAAGTACTCGATGCCCTTCAAGAGAGGAAGATACCTGCGAAGGATGTTCGTGTCATCGTGCAAGGCGATGCCGGCGACTTCTTCTACGTTGTGGAACAAGGCAGCTTCGACATTTACGTTTCGAAGACGGGCAAGGTGGAGGCAGGTCCAGACGGCATGGGCTCGAAGGTGGCAGTCTCAGGCCCAGGCACATCATTCGGTGAGCTGGCCTTGATGTACAATGCTCCTCGTGCGGCCACAGTAGTCAGCACTGAGCCCAGCACGCTTTGGCAGCTCGATCGCATCACCTTCCGCCGCATTCTCATGGACTCCGCCTTCCAGCGCCGCCGTATGTACGAGTCGTTCTTGGAAGAGGTACCCCTCCTCAAGGGGTTGACACCATACGAGCGCAGCAAGATTGCAGATGCCCTCGAAAGCACAAAATACCCAGCTGGCAGCGAGATCATCAGAGAGGGTGATGTGGGAGACAGATTCTTCATCCTGGAGTCCGGCGAGGCATACGCAGCGAAGCGTGGTCAGGAGAACAGACCATTGAAGACTTACAAACATGGCGACTACTTTGGTGAGCTGGCTTTGCTGGAGGACAGACCACGTGCCGCGAGCGTGCTGAGCAAGACGGAGGTTAAGGTGGCTACACTTGAGAAGGACGGCTTCCAGAGACTTCTTGGACCAGTTGAGAGCATCATGCGTCGCGACGATCCACGCAACCAGGGCTCAAGCTAA